In one Nitrospirota bacterium genomic region, the following are encoded:
- a CDS encoding LptE family protein has protein sequence MDQSPGSSTVRPKACSPLLLTSCFLLLAFFLYGCGYTLHTRAQLPFDTIAVGRIENKTFEPKLQDRFNRVLVDTFAEYGYRLSPSARYLLEGEIAEFELTPRSEQALVATQYEVIIRAAFRLIDRETGRAIPLVAGSPFITYFSTTGKLENVLAQKEVSTVSAMRNLSQELVRQITYTTPQNFASLLFTADTIRDADRFARRLRDAGDPLSRYLYGRLSPDTRRLLSEAGSTRASDKEFFERLKTALANELNQVVQGLSLYDEERFAHLQLSAEARRLVEQQPTGIERMRLNRLLLEEAYPAELARSSEQR, from the coding sequence ATGGACCAAAGCCCAGGCTCTTCGACAGTTCGTCCTAAGGCTTGCTCTCCTCTCCTCCTTACTTCCTGTTTTTTACTCCTTGCGTTTTTTTTATACGGGTGCGGCTATACGCTCCATACGAGGGCCCAGCTTCCTTTCGATACGATCGCGGTCGGCAGGATCGAGAATAAAACGTTCGAGCCGAAGCTGCAGGACAGGTTCAACAGGGTGCTGGTCGATACCTTTGCGGAATACGGCTATCGCCTCAGCCCCTCGGCCCGGTACCTGCTCGAGGGCGAGATCGCCGAGTTCGAGCTGACGCCCCGCTCGGAGCAGGCCCTCGTGGCTACACAGTACGAAGTCATCATCAGGGCAGCGTTTCGCCTGATCGACCGGGAGACCGGCAGGGCCATTCCCCTGGTTGCCGGGAGCCCCTTCATCACCTACTTCAGCACCACGGGGAAGCTCGAGAACGTCCTGGCGCAGAAAGAGGTCTCGACCGTAAGCGCGATGAGGAACCTCTCGCAGGAGCTGGTGCGCCAGATAACGTATACGACGCCCCAGAACTTCGCCTCCCTCCTGTTTACGGCCGATACGATACGCGATGCGGACAGGTTCGCTCGCAGGCTGCGGGACGCCGGAGATCCCCTTTCGCGGTACCTCTACGGCAGGCTCTCGCCGGATACGCGCCGGCTTCTGTCGGAAGCCGGCAGCACGAGGGCTTCCGATAAAGAGTTCTTCGAGCGCCTCAAGACCGCGCTGGCGAACGAGCTGAACCAGGTCGTTCAGGGCCTTAGTTTATATGACGAGGAGCGCTTCGCCCACCTGCAGCTCTCTGCCGAAGCGCGCCGCCTTGTCGAGCAGCAGCCGACAGGAATAGAACGCATGCGCCTCAACCGGCTCCTGCTCGAAGAGGCATATCCCGCCGAGCTCGCCCGCTCTTCGGAGCAGCGCTGA
- the holA gene encoding DNA polymerase III subunit delta: protein MSIKQFEQELAAGLPAPVYLFSSSEGFLLYEVLSAVRERYAADSGFNFDVYDSKSPDDDVPMEHIVDTLNTLPFLAERRAVVLKNAQKLAKKEVKKLEEYLADPSPASLLVLLHEGAAPKLFDAAALKKVKAIALAVPEREIPMWVAAQAKKKGMKLTGEAIEYLVSIVGTDLGLLAAELEKLSCLGAASTITLNDIKGMFYAGAEYSAFDLIDALKRREVREAFRIFEQVSRDQDPQMLLGALNYHFSRQFGGGYGSGKGAGNDGGVFRLLHEADIALKTSHRYVIEELLVTLLRR, encoded by the coding sequence ATGAGCATCAAGCAATTCGAACAGGAGCTCGCAGCCGGGCTTCCCGCGCCGGTATATCTCTTCTCTTCATCAGAGGGCTTCCTCCTCTACGAAGTCCTCTCGGCGGTCAGAGAGCGGTATGCCGCTGACAGCGGGTTCAACTTCGATGTCTACGACAGCAAGTCCCCGGATGACGACGTGCCGATGGAGCATATTGTCGATACGCTGAATACGCTCCCGTTTCTTGCGGAGCGGCGGGCGGTGGTCCTGAAGAATGCGCAGAAGCTGGCCAAGAAAGAGGTAAAGAAACTCGAAGAGTACCTGGCGGACCCGTCGCCGGCATCGCTCCTGGTCCTGCTCCACGAGGGGGCAGCGCCCAAGCTCTTCGACGCTGCTGCGCTGAAGAAGGTGAAGGCGATCGCGCTCGCGGTCCCCGAGCGGGAGATCCCGATGTGGGTAGCGGCGCAGGCGAAGAAGAAGGGGATGAAGCTCACGGGCGAGGCGATAGAGTATCTCGTCAGCATCGTGGGGACGGACCTCGGCCTGCTCGCCGCAGAGCTCGAGAAGCTCTCCTGCCTCGGCGCTGCCTCGACGATTACCCTCAACGATATAAAAGGAATGTTCTATGCCGGCGCAGAATACAGCGCCTTTGATCTCATCGATGCGCTCAAGCGGAGGGAGGTGCGCGAGGCCTTCCGGATATTCGAGCAGGTGAGCAGGGACCAGGACCCGCAGATGCTGCTCGGTGCTCTGAACTACCACTTCTCCCGGCAGTTCGGGGGGGGCTACGGTTCGGGGAAAGGCGCGGGAAACGACGGCGGGGTCTTCAGGCTCCTGCACGAGGCCGATATCGCGCTGAAAACCTCGCACCGCTACGTCATCGAGGAGCTCCTCGTCACCCTGCTGCGGCGGTAG
- the rpsT gene encoding 30S ribosomal protein S20, producing MAKAAPKKNLSALKKTRQDEKRRLRNQSVESSIKTSTKKIESLLAAGSKDELAKELKKTVSTIDKAASKGVIHKNTASRKIARLSKKVQGALS from the coding sequence GTGGCAAAAGCAGCTCCGAAAAAAAATCTTTCCGCACTGAAGAAGACCCGGCAGGATGAAAAGCGCAGGCTGCGCAACCAGTCCGTAGAGAGCAGCATCAAGACCTCGACCAAGAAGATAGAGTCCCTCTTGGCGGCAGGCAGCAAAGACGAACTGGCCAAAGAGCTGAAGAAGACGGTCAGCACCATCGATAAGGCTGCATCGAAGGGCGTGATCCACAAGAACACTGCATCGAGAAAGATCGCCCGGCTGAGCAAGAAGGTCCAGGGAGCGCTGAGCTAG
- a CDS encoding ferredoxin encodes MNIIIDDEKCIGCGRCEEICPAVFHLNETIGKSEVIDPEACEFVGCCEAAEENCPVDAITVEE; translated from the coding sequence ATGAACATTATCATTGACGACGAAAAGTGCATCGGCTGCGGCAGGTGTGAAGAGATCTGCCCTGCCGTGTTCCATCTCAACGAGACGATCGGCAAGTCCGAGGTGATCGACCCCGAAGCGTGCGAGTTCGTGGGCTGCTGCGAAGCTGCGGAAGAGAACTGTCCTGTCGACGCGATAACCGTAGAGGAATGA
- a CDS encoding TetR/AcrR family transcriptional regulator — translation MSAKRTAILDAATRLFAKNPYHQVAMDDIAKKARVAKGTLYYHFTSKEDLYAALLQEGIDNLLVSLKTESKGTDAVEDLRLFITRLALFFNEKKEFFEVLRRDEGSLFSKRLKNCYERACSIRDLLHALLARGIADGRLRRDLDIPTTAEIVMGMIKSSMNGTVEAERLSAEIYTVLMRGVAA, via the coding sequence ATGAGTGCGAAGCGGACCGCCATACTCGACGCCGCTACCAGGCTCTTCGCGAAGAATCCCTACCACCAGGTGGCCATGGACGATATCGCGAAGAAGGCGCGGGTGGCAAAAGGGACCCTCTATTACCACTTCACGTCGAAGGAGGACCTCTATGCCGCGCTCCTTCAGGAGGGCATCGACAACCTCCTGGTCAGTCTCAAAACCGAATCGAAGGGGACCGACGCCGTCGAGGACCTGAGGCTCTTCATCACCCGACTCGCCCTGTTCTTCAATGAGAAGAAGGAATTCTTCGAGGTGCTGCGGCGGGATGAGGGAAGCCTCTTTTCGAAAAGGCTGAAGAACTGCTACGAGCGCGCCTGCTCGATCAGGGACCTGCTCCATGCGCTCCTGGCCCGCGGCATAGCCGACGGCCGCTTGCGGCGGGATCTGGATATACCGACCACCGCCGAGATCGTGATGGGGATGATCAAATCATCGATGAACGGGACGGTCGAGGCAGAGCGGCTCTCAGCGGAAATTTACACGGTATTGATGCGCGGTGTAGCAGCGTGA
- a CDS encoding type IV toxin-antitoxin system AbiEi family antitoxin, with protein METLENEIVQLAVNALKKDITLDIQPEVLMPTDDTARRGDFIVTFTVQGREFRYFAEVKTLVTKATKLLALVQKEKTNLPYLLVTRYVNPEMAEQLKADDLQFIDTAGNAYIKQLPLYIFVKGNRPPEITMRAPQKRAFKPTGLKVIYALLCNPGLENKPYRDIADAADVALGTIGWMMRELKQMDYLLDMGKRGKKLTQKEALLQRWVTEYPERLRPKHVVGRYRGPEEWWQQTTLDPVIAQWGGEVAAQRYTNYLKPQVITLYTNTRYLNQLLMQHRLKRDPQGDIEILERFWKTTQEWQYGDKVHPLLVYADLMATGNERNIEVAKMIYEEYLAGLVRQN; from the coding sequence ATGGAGACCTTGGAAAATGAAATCGTTCAGCTTGCGGTAAACGCACTCAAAAAAGATATCACTCTGGATATCCAGCCCGAAGTGTTGATGCCGACGGATGACACGGCCAGAAGAGGAGATTTCATCGTTACGTTTACTGTTCAAGGGAGAGAGTTCCGTTATTTTGCTGAGGTGAAGACGCTCGTGACGAAGGCTACGAAGCTTTTGGCTCTCGTGCAAAAGGAAAAGACCAATCTCCCCTATCTGCTGGTCACCCGCTATGTCAATCCTGAAATGGCAGAGCAGTTGAAAGCAGACGACCTCCAGTTCATCGACACGGCAGGAAACGCCTATATCAAGCAACTGCCCCTCTATATCTTTGTTAAAGGCAACAGGCCCCCTGAGATAACTATGCGTGCTCCTCAGAAAAGAGCCTTTAAGCCGACGGGGCTTAAAGTCATCTATGCCCTTCTCTGTAACCCAGGTCTGGAGAACAAGCCCTATCGTGATATCGCTGATGCCGCTGATGTCGCGCTGGGAACAATCGGGTGGATGATGAGGGAGCTCAAACAAATGGACTACCTGCTCGACATGGGAAAAAGAGGGAAGAAGCTGACTCAGAAAGAGGCGCTCTTACAACGGTGGGTGACGGAATATCCGGAGAGGCTGCGGCCAAAGCATGTAGTGGGCCGTTACAGAGGACCGGAAGAGTGGTGGCAGCAAACAACTCTGGACCCTGTGATTGCGCAGTGGGGGGGAGAAGTGGCTGCACAGAGGTATACGAATTATCTGAAGCCTCAGGTGATTACTCTCTATACAAATACCCGGTACCTGAACCAACTCCTCATGCAGCATCGACTGAAGCGGGACCCGCAGGGAGATATCGAGATCCTCGAAAGGTTCTGGAAGACTACGCAAGAGTGGCAATATGGAGATAAAGTTCATCCGCTACTGGTTTACGCAGACCTTATGGCTACCGGTAATGAAAGAAACATCGAAGTCGCTAAAATGATCTACGAGGAGTACCTTGCTGGACTTGTCAGGCAGAATTGA
- a CDS encoding nucleotidyl transferase AbiEii/AbiGii toxin family protein has translation MLDLSGRIDNHYVEALHVLKGVTDDLGIPFFIVGATARDLIFEHCYNIRAPRTTLDIDLGVEVADWDQFTRLTQAMIGSGRLTAGGEPQRFLFGPVRIDILPFGPVADAQGRIYWPPEHEVLMSMLGYREAYDYSETVRLSTAPELDVRVSTLPGLALMKIISWNDNYSVRKKDAEDLLFIMHNYGEAGNEERLYDREQTLMEEERFDIRLAGIRLLGRDIARICDQNTAEVIKSIFLKETMEEGEYRLVRHMIAGTQEFDSKFEDVLQLIEKLKQGFSEGTES, from the coding sequence TTGCTGGACTTGTCAGGCAGAATTGATAATCATTACGTCGAAGCACTTCATGTGCTGAAGGGCGTTACGGATGACCTCGGCATTCCATTCTTCATCGTGGGTGCGACGGCCCGAGACCTTATTTTTGAGCACTGCTACAATATCAGGGCACCCAGAACGACGTTAGATATCGACCTGGGAGTTGAAGTCGCGGACTGGGACCAGTTCACCAGGTTGACTCAAGCAATGATCGGTTCAGGGAGACTCACCGCAGGTGGAGAACCACAGAGGTTTCTTTTCGGGCCTGTCAGAATTGATATCCTTCCCTTCGGACCGGTTGCCGATGCGCAGGGAAGGATATACTGGCCGCCGGAGCATGAAGTATTAATGAGTATGCTGGGGTACCGAGAGGCATATGATTATTCGGAAACTGTAAGGCTGAGCACGGCTCCGGAGTTGGATGTGCGCGTGTCTACATTGCCCGGACTTGCCTTGATGAAGATCATCTCCTGGAATGATAACTATTCTGTTCGTAAGAAAGATGCAGAGGACCTGCTGTTCATAATGCATAACTATGGGGAAGCGGGTAATGAAGAGAGACTTTATGATCGCGAGCAAACCTTGATGGAAGAGGAGAGATTCGATATTCGTCTGGCCGGTATAAGGTTGCTCGGGCGCGATATCGCCCGCATTTGTGATCAGAACACCGCTGAGGTGATTAAATCGATCTTTCTGAAAGAGACTATGGAAGAAGGAGAGTATAGGTTGGTTCGGCATATGATCGCAGGCACTCAAGAGTTCGATAGCAAGTTCGAAGATGTGCTGCAGCTTATAGAGAAGTTGAAGCAGGGTTTTTCAGAAGGTACCGAGAGCTGA
- a CDS encoding SIR2 family protein: MEKGNDVPQIDADDFARRFSLRAGNLMWLLGAGASAAAGIPTAGDMVWEFKQQLFISQRRVSPQAVADLSNPAIRAQLQAHIDASGKMPAPGSPDEYAALFEAVYPAETDRRTYLDAKMVGAKLSYGHVALATLMRAQLTRLVWTTNFDPLVADACAKVYGGTGSLTTVALDAPDLAAQCISDGRWPIEVKLHGDFRSRRLKNTGDELRHQDKRLRQVLVDSCKRFGLVVVGYSGRDDSTTEALEEVLEHSVAYPSGLFWLHRGEEPPLDRVEQLLTRAKQAGVESALVRIQSFDEAMRDLMRLVKGIDTTILDAFAVERRRWSGAPLPGGSRGWPVVRLNALPVVQIPTVCRRVICQIGGYAEAREAVEQADVDVLVARTQAGVLVFGADTDVRAAFEKYRITEFDLYTIAIKRLRYDSGERGLLRSALTRAIGRHHRLDVIRRRSTDLLAPSNPKESTWAPLSRLVGPLSGSIKGFDNLHWREGISTRLDWADDRLWLLVEPRTVFDGITDENRAAAADFARERTVKRYNRQLNDLIDFWADLLSGDGGDLRALGVGSGVDAVFRLSSTTGVSRRAGV; encoded by the coding sequence ATGGAAAAAGGAAACGATGTGCCTCAGATAGACGCGGATGATTTTGCCCGACGTTTTTCTTTGCGGGCTGGAAATCTTATGTGGCTGCTCGGTGCCGGTGCATCAGCAGCGGCGGGAATTCCAACTGCCGGGGATATGGTTTGGGAGTTTAAGCAGCAGCTGTTCATTAGCCAACGACGCGTTTCACCCCAAGCTGTGGCTGATCTCTCGAATCCGGCAATCCGTGCTCAGCTGCAGGCCCATATCGATGCCTCTGGGAAAATGCCAGCGCCCGGATCTCCGGATGAGTATGCCGCACTTTTTGAAGCAGTCTATCCGGCTGAGACAGACCGTCGCACCTACTTAGATGCCAAGATGGTCGGAGCAAAGTTGTCGTATGGTCACGTGGCCCTCGCTACTCTGATGCGTGCACAACTGACGCGCCTGGTGTGGACGACGAACTTCGATCCTCTCGTGGCAGATGCTTGTGCTAAGGTCTATGGCGGAACGGGATCACTCACGACGGTGGCTCTCGACGCACCGGATTTAGCTGCTCAGTGCATCAGCGATGGAAGGTGGCCGATCGAGGTAAAGCTGCATGGCGACTTCCGATCTCGGCGACTCAAGAATACAGGAGATGAGTTGCGCCATCAGGACAAACGCCTGAGGCAAGTTCTGGTTGATTCCTGCAAGCGGTTCGGACTTGTAGTAGTCGGCTATAGTGGCCGCGACGACTCTACTACGGAGGCGTTAGAGGAGGTGCTGGAACACAGCGTCGCTTACCCTTCTGGATTGTTTTGGCTGCATCGTGGAGAAGAGCCACCGCTCGACCGCGTTGAACAATTGCTGACGCGTGCGAAACAGGCTGGAGTGGAGTCAGCCCTGGTTAGAATTCAAAGCTTCGATGAGGCAATGCGAGACTTGATGCGCTTGGTAAAAGGCATCGATACCACAATACTCGACGCTTTTGCTGTCGAGCGCCGTCGCTGGAGTGGTGCACCGCTACCAGGGGGAAGTCGTGGTTGGCCAGTAGTGCGCCTTAATGCCTTACCCGTCGTGCAGATTCCTACTGTCTGTCGGCGCGTCATCTGTCAAATAGGTGGCTACGCAGAGGCTCGGGAGGCTGTCGAGCAGGCCGATGTCGACGTGCTCGTTGCTCGCACTCAGGCTGGCGTGCTGGTCTTTGGAGCCGATACTGACGTGCGGGCAGCCTTTGAGAAGTACAGGATCACTGAATTCGACCTGTACACCATTGCCATCAAGCGCTTGCGCTATGATTCCGGCGAGCGAGGGCTATTACGTAGCGCGCTGACCCGTGCTATTGGACGCCATCATCGCTTAGACGTTATTCGTCGGCGAAGTACCGACTTGCTGGCACCTTCGAATCCAAAGGAAAGTACCTGGGCACCACTAAGCCGCCTAGTGGGACCGCTTAGCGGCTCAATTAAAGGTTTCGATAACCTGCATTGGCGAGAAGGCATCAGCACTCGCCTCGATTGGGCGGATGATCGGCTGTGGCTTCTGGTCGAACCGCGCACTGTCTTCGACGGAATTACTGATGAGAACAGGGCGGCGGCTGCTGATTTCGCCCGTGAACGAACGGTCAAGCGTTATAACAGGCAACTCAACGATCTGATCGACTTTTGGGCAGACCTGCTCTCCGGTGATGGAGGGGATCTGCGCGCGTTAGGGGTCGGAAGCGGAGTCGATGCGGTCTTCCGTCTTTCCAGCACCACGGGGGTATCGAGGAGGGCTGGTGTATGA
- a CDS encoding cation diffusion facilitator family transporter: MDRTAEIRRVLVVTLVLNALVSGTKIAYGYFSRSVAITSDGFHSLFDGVANIAGLIGIYISSHPPDEAHPYGHRKYETVFAIFVGVLMFITVFEILKDAYHALGNTSGVSVTTASFILMLSTLVVNIFVTTYERRVGERLNSEFLIADSQHTMSDIYVTLGVIAGLAFIALGFPQADPIAGVIVAFFIARAGTRVIRESTEMLVDRTQVDIAIIKEVACATQGVVECHGIRTRGTKNNIFIDLHILVNPFLSVEDSHKIADAVEQRIKERIPEVVDVVVHIEPSPGP; the protein is encoded by the coding sequence TTGGACCGGACCGCTGAGATACGGCGCGTACTCGTGGTGACGCTCGTCCTCAACGCGCTCGTCTCCGGGACGAAGATAGCCTACGGCTACTTCTCGCGCTCGGTGGCGATCACCTCCGACGGCTTTCACTCCCTCTTCGACGGCGTCGCCAACATCGCCGGACTGATCGGCATCTACATCTCCTCCCATCCTCCCGATGAGGCGCATCCCTACGGACACCGCAAATACGAGACGGTGTTCGCCATCTTCGTCGGCGTGCTCATGTTCATCACCGTCTTCGAGATCCTGAAGGATGCCTATCATGCGTTAGGGAATACTTCCGGGGTATCGGTAACAACGGCGAGCTTCATCCTCATGCTCTCCACCCTCGTGGTAAACATCTTCGTCACGACGTATGAGAGACGGGTCGGAGAGCGGCTCAACAGCGAGTTCCTCATCGCCGACTCCCAGCACACCATGAGCGACATCTACGTCACCCTCGGTGTGATCGCGGGCCTCGCCTTCATCGCCCTCGGGTTCCCCCAGGCCGACCCTATCGCGGGGGTTATCGTCGCCTTCTTCATCGCGCGGGCAGGAACACGGGTGATCAGGGAGTCGACCGAGATGCTGGTCGACAGGACACAGGTGGATATCGCGATTATCAAGGAGGTCGCCTGCGCCACGCAGGGAGTGGTGGAGTGCCACGGTATCAGGACGCGCGGAACGAAAAACAACATCTTCATCGACCTCCACATCCTGGTGAATCCCTTTCTCTCGGTCGAAGACAGCCACAAGATCGCCGACGCCGTCGAGCAGCGCATCAAGGAACGGATCCCCGAAGTAGTCGATGTGGTCGTCCATATCGAGCCGTCTCCGGGACCGTAA
- a CDS encoding tRNA guanosine(34) transglycosylase Tgt, with amino-acid sequence MRFLATHADGSARTGILETGRGAIHTPAFMPVGTQGTVKAMSTEELKEIGAEIILCNTYHLYLRPGHDIVRRLGGLHSFIHWDRPILTDSGGFQVFSLSSLRKIREDGVEFRSHIDGSLQFLGPEKAMEVQVALGSDIAMAFDECPPYPAEHDYAVKSLELTTRWAQRCKDYLDREKRRSGETEMKNYKTPEGSPVHRISPSPFPSLFGIIQGGMYKDLRKRSLEELVAIGFDGYAAGGLSVGEPKEEMYDIIASLVPLMPPDKPKYLMGIGDLVDMLVAVEQGADMFDCVMPTRNARNGTLFTSVGRISIKRAEYKDDAGPLDPNCGCCTCRNYSRAYLRHLFLAKEILSMRLNTMHNLAFYLDFFRKMREAIAMNRFSAFKAHWEGILGPDR; translated from the coding sequence ATGAGGTTTCTCGCAACCCACGCCGACGGAAGCGCACGCACCGGAATCCTCGAAACCGGTCGCGGCGCCATCCATACCCCCGCATTCATGCCGGTGGGCACCCAGGGAACGGTGAAGGCCATGTCGACCGAAGAGCTCAAGGAGATCGGCGCCGAGATCATCCTCTGCAATACCTATCACCTCTACCTGAGGCCGGGGCACGATATCGTCCGCCGGCTCGGCGGACTCCACTCGTTCATCCACTGGGACAGGCCCATTCTCACCGACAGCGGCGGGTTCCAGGTCTTCAGCCTCTCGTCCTTGAGGAAGATACGGGAGGACGGCGTGGAGTTCAGATCGCATATCGACGGCTCGCTCCAGTTCCTCGGGCCGGAAAAGGCGATGGAGGTACAGGTCGCGTTGGGCTCGGATATCGCCATGGCCTTTGACGAATGCCCCCCCTACCCCGCTGAGCACGATTACGCGGTCAAGTCCCTTGAGTTGACGACACGCTGGGCGCAGCGGTGCAAAGATTATCTGGATAGGGAGAAGCGGAGAAGCGGGGAAACGGAGATGAAAAACTACAAGACTCCTGAGGGCTCTCCGGTGCACCGTATCTCCCCTTCCCCGTTTCCCTCTTTATTTGGCATCATCCAGGGCGGCATGTACAAGGACCTGCGGAAGAGGAGCCTCGAAGAGCTCGTTGCCATCGGCTTCGACGGCTATGCCGCAGGAGGGCTGAGCGTCGGCGAGCCCAAGGAGGAGATGTACGACATCATCGCCAGCCTCGTGCCGCTCATGCCGCCGGACAAGCCGAAGTACCTCATGGGCATCGGCGACCTGGTCGATATGCTCGTGGCGGTGGAGCAGGGAGCCGATATGTTCGACTGCGTCATGCCGACCCGGAATGCGCGCAACGGAACGCTCTTCACCAGCGTCGGCAGGATCAGCATCAAGAGAGCGGAATACAAGGACGATGCCGGCCCCCTCGATCCGAACTGCGGCTGCTGCACCTGCAGGAACTATTCCCGGGCATACCTGCGGCATCTCTTCCTCGCGAAGGAGATCCTCTCGATGAGGCTCAACACGATGCACAATCTCGCCTTCTACCTCGACTTCTTCAGGAAGATGCGCGAGGCGATCGCGATGAACCGCTTCAGCGCCTTCAAGGCGCATTGGGAAGGTATTCTTGGACCGGACCGCTGA
- a CDS encoding ATP-binding protein, producing the protein MTAYRHRIVNSLAFRIIVPVTAVVGVMGFGLYVVILRSVSDFADRQIKESLLELSRAIYSICDKGLHELIEEGMTADLRAVKAKKAMVAETIGGFMLQNNLKGIVLEGGRELICDCETYPSLSDAARKTIQENTFSLIRHEGRQYYLYKIPFEPWQWDILLIKDAAAHAALLRDVKIAHGVTGGVLFLATILLLSYLNRTIARPVNDIIAPLERGELPVYKGPIRELAFISSRIGGIVAALEEKTRWINHIYQIAVTRRGDEFFGEIATTIGKMFGMSSLIATVNNNGADAHIVAQYLDGALRRDMTISLKGTPCEGVCAKRQLVIVERDAFRMFPDAAGLRASQAESYIGFPVFDRKDEVIGVVNASGPRREFSESDINVLKTIGQIVAAEFEILEKEREEERLMEQILQEQRLKSINVLVSGVAHNFNNMLVGVLGYASFVSMQLREARERDEAIGGEALEALLRHMESIERASERASNLARELSKLAKGKALGEDAAGPVAVNTIIADLEQLLSNTFPKNIEIVTGLAEHLSPVRGDASQIEQAVLNICINGRDAMPEGGRLAVTTFELLIADKDPRYPYLPPGRYVTIMIADTGTGIDKEVLSHIFEPFFTTKPVDKGTGLGLATVHAIVKSHNGHIAVESTVGRGTQFTIHLPAL; encoded by the coding sequence ATGACTGCATACCGCCATAGGATCGTCAATAGCCTCGCCTTCAGGATCATAGTCCCGGTGACCGCCGTCGTTGGCGTGATGGGATTCGGCCTCTACGTCGTCATCCTCCGCTCCGTTTCCGATTTTGCCGACCGCCAGATAAAAGAGTCCCTCCTGGAGCTGTCGCGTGCCATCTACAGCATCTGCGATAAGGGCCTCCATGAGCTCATCGAGGAGGGCATGACAGCCGACCTCCGTGCGGTAAAGGCCAAAAAGGCGATGGTTGCAGAGACGATCGGCGGCTTCATGCTTCAGAACAATCTCAAGGGGATCGTTCTCGAGGGAGGGAGAGAGCTCATCTGCGATTGCGAGACGTACCCCTCGTTATCCGATGCGGCGCGGAAAACGATACAAGAGAACACCTTTTCGCTGATCCGGCATGAGGGAAGGCAATATTATCTTTACAAGATACCGTTCGAGCCCTGGCAGTGGGATATTCTCCTCATCAAGGACGCTGCCGCGCATGCCGCGCTGCTCCGGGACGTCAAGATCGCCCACGGGGTTACCGGGGGCGTGCTGTTCCTGGCCACGATACTGCTCCTCTCCTACCTGAACAGGACCATTGCGCGCCCGGTTAACGACATCATCGCGCCCCTCGAGCGCGGGGAGCTCCCTGTCTACAAGGGACCGATCAGGGAGCTCGCCTTCATCAGCAGCAGGATCGGAGGGATCGTGGCAGCGCTGGAAGAAAAGACGCGCTGGATCAACCATATCTATCAGATCGCGGTCACCAGGAGAGGGGACGAGTTTTTCGGCGAGATCGCAACCACCATAGGCAAGATGTTCGGCATGAGCTCCCTCATCGCCACCGTGAACAACAACGGCGCGGACGCCCATATCGTGGCGCAGTATCTCGACGGCGCGCTCAGGAGGGACATGACGATCTCCCTCAAGGGAACCCCCTGTGAAGGGGTCTGCGCAAAGAGGCAGCTGGTGATCGTAGAGCGGGACGCCTTCAGGATGTTCCCCGATGCAGCGGGCCTGAGGGCGTCACAGGCGGAGTCCTATATAGGGTTCCCCGTGTTCGACCGGAAAGACGAGGTCATCGGCGTCGTCAATGCTTCGGGGCCGCGGCGGGAGTTCTCCGAGTCGGATATCAATGTGCTCAAGACCATCGGCCAGATAGTCGCTGCGGAATTCGAGATCCTCGAAAAAGAGCGGGAAGAGGAGCGGCTCATGGAGCAGATCCTGCAGGAGCAGCGGCTGAAGAGCATCAATGTCCTGGTCAGCGGCGTGGCGCACAACTTCAACAACATGCTCGTCGGCGTCCTCGGCTACGCCTCCTTCGTGAGCATGCAGCTGCGGGAGGCGCGGGAAAGGGACGAGGCGATCGGAGGGGAAGCGCTCGAGGCGCTGCTCCGGCATATGGAGTCGATAGAACGCGCCTCCGAACGGGCGAGCAATCTCGCGCGCGAATTGAGCAAGCTGGCGAAGGGAAAGGCGCTGGGAGAAGACGCCGCGGGGCCCGTAGCGGTCAATACAATCATCGCCGACCTCGAACAGCTCCTCAGCAACACCTTTCCCAAGAACATCGAGATTGTCACCGGGCTCGCGGAGCATCTCTCGCCGGTCCGGGGAGATGCGTCCCAGATCGAACAGGCTGTTCTGAATATCTGCATCAACGGCAGGGACGCCATGCCCGAAGGGGGGAGGCTGGCCGTCACGACCTTCGAGCTCCTCATCGCGGACAAGGACCCCCGCTATCCCTACCTCCCGCCGGGAAGATATGTTACCATTATGATCGCCGATACCGGTACGGGCATCGACAAAGAGGTGCTGAGCCATATCTTCGAGCCCTTCTTTACCACCAAGCCCGTTGATAAGGGGACCGGGCTCGGACTCGCGACGGTGCATGCCATCGTGAAGTCGCACAACGGCCACATTGCCGTCGAAAGCACGGTCGGCAGAGGCACGCAGTTCACGATCCATCTGCCCGCCCTTTAA